From a single Rutidosis leptorrhynchoides isolate AG116_Rl617_1_P2 chromosome 5, CSIRO_AGI_Rlap_v1, whole genome shotgun sequence genomic region:
- the LOC139849971 gene encoding uncharacterized protein gives MSNNEKDGWEYLLDIDDSNLPQSVSVSKPTQTILVPTKSPQPNRQKQKQPISPQRPVLRGYGSNKKNKLSYQILGPAGIFQDAYELRNNENNVVDYMSTQDFVREIINRPEVDDSFTLDQWLRAMEFAYPYGGRSDIASILRQRRFLPADQVVGVVKTCEKNEFGDLSVTLKDTTGTIRGSVSGKIINGVHGKYEGVKGIREGAVLVLQNCSIFCPSVEVKIFNITRKVLIKVFFLKKVDLPRELSYCCCLN, from the exons ATGTCCAATAATGAAAAGGATGGATGGGAATACCTACTTGATATTGATGATTCCAACCTCCCTCAATCTGTATCAGTTTCAAAACCTACTCAAACCATTTTGGTGCCCACTAAGTCCCCCCAACCTAACCGTCAAAAACAAAAGCAACCTATTTCACCACAACGACCCGTTCTTCGCGGTTATGGGTCTAACAAAAAGAACAAATTATCCTACCAAATCCTTGGACCCGCTGGTATTTTCCAAGATGCGTATGAACTTCGAAATAACGAGAATAATGTTGTAGATTACATGTCTACGCAAGATTTTGTTAGGGAAATAATAAATAGACCTGAAGTGGATGATTCGTTTACACTGGATCAGTGGCTACGTGCGATGGAGTTTGCATATCCGTACGGAG GTAGATCTGATATAGCAAGCATTTTGAGACAGCGTAGATTTTTACCAGCTGATCAAGTAGTTGGTGTTGTTAAGACTTGTGAGAAAAATGAATTCGGTGATCTGTCTGTAACGTTGAAA GACACTACGGGTACTATTCGAGGATCAGTATCTGGCAAGATCATCAATGGTGTTCATGGGAAGTATGAAGGTGTAAAAGGCATACGTGAGGGAGCTGTTTTGGTGCTACAAAATTGTTCTATCTTTTGCCCTAGTGTGGAGGTTAAAATCTTTAACATTACACGCAAGGTTTTAATCaaggttttttttttaaagaaggtGGATCTTCCTAGAGAATTGTCTTATTGTTGTTGTTTAAATTaa